The following nucleotide sequence is from Pectinophora gossypiella chromosome 17, ilPecGoss1.1, whole genome shotgun sequence.
aaaggaaagggacgggtaatcaacaggcataaaatttatggaacacacgtacaTTTTACGCAGAAATTTTgaaccctcccaaaattgtacttattggccaataataacccgacagaattgagtTCGCAGCacacgggttgcatatcagcgatgGTTATTTAATTCGCCAAtttcaattcattcattcaatcattcattttaaaattaacagttgacaatcatccgtctctcgcttttcagcggataaggaaatgacgggtataacttaaaataaaattaagtgtcttcaggaatcggggccactatgaTTTGCATCAACTTTTTATTCTTTCACAAAAATTactacctattattattgtacCTATCGTGCCTTCGTACCGAATCaattatagtaggtatattcGGATTTAGGAAGTAGTCTAAGTTGGTACATACTCAAACTAGATAAACTAATGGTTGATAAATTTGAAAAGTACCTTGCTTTACTTACTTTTCACTTTAGAAACATAAAAGATTAGATTCATAAATAGGTCGCACAGCAACTGAAAACAGATCCATCAATGACTTAGAGAGGTAAAAAGCCATTAACAGAtttgctttataaatcaatttcgaAAGAATGGTAAACATACTacgacaacatacatacatacataaactcacgcccgtaatccctaatggggtgggcagagccacaagtaatcaaagacaacttgcagccactgttgatacgatgtcgtaagctggatatgatgaaccttatggtgataagggatcagcctatcgcccataacattagtccatcatgttagaggacacaatccctctgtcggtttttacgacatgcccgggaagacaagcagctgaacgtgttctatgtttttttatttgctcccagaacagcatagaagcactacGACAAAGTGTTACAAAATTTCTAAAGTATTAACTTTAAAACTACACTCGTAAAAAGGGAAATGCTATAAAACTTTCAAAGGGCCGCCTACCACATTATTTACTGATCAACCGCAACGaaactaaaagtaaattaaatctaCATCATAATAACAAACGGCTGCAAGAAAACCGCCCACCGCCAGTTAACCTCGAAAACCGCGAAAGTGAAAATCCACGAGAATCTTCGAAAATATACAATAACCTAGTATTTATGATAATCATATAATATTTTACCAGTAAGATAAGTAGTACTCACCGTAAGCCGCTAGATGTCCCCGATGCATTCCTCGGAAAGTCGAAAATTTTCAAGCGAATTTGAATGTCACCAATACTATAAACAAACGGAGTTAATTAAACTTTGCACCCGCGGCGTCCTTAGACAGTCCAAGTCTTTGACCCTTAATGAGTCCCGAAAAACATCTCATTATTGGAAGGTATAAAATTCGCACTTTTCCATTATCTTTGGAAATTAAAGTTAATATTCGCACTGAGTGTTAAGATCATCGTGTCAATAAAGAGTCGAATTACGGAAGTGATAATGTTGATAATGACCGGTGTTGAAGTTTGCGCGCTCGGTGGTAGAGGTATGAGGTACATATGGTGCGACGTGCGTTGTATGTACGAAGCATGCGCGGTGTGAAGCCGGCCGCCGCgacgccgccgcccgcgcacgTCGCGTGTTGATGAGTAAAGCCCCGTACTGAATAGAACATTTTCTCGTAATACTTCGAAGAAACGAAGTGATCATGAGCATGTTGTATTACGCCGGGATTATGGTGCATCTGCATGAATGTGCTGTCACTAACTGCAATACTGGTGTAAACAGTTACGGGAGCTATATGTTCCAATTACacttactcagaataatgaaagAGATGTTGTTACCAACACGTACACAGGTAGCTTTTTATCGTCGAACCTAATTTTCTGATAATATGTtgcaaaataatttacaatgcTAATCTTGTTAGAAATACTTATTCGTTGCAACTTTCAGCAGTCATACCTAACCGTAACTGTTTTCGAATTTCATACTAAGTCCgacggaaaatatttttaataccaCATTAAATTACCGTAAAAATTAAGCTTTATTAGTTTAAACAAAAATCCAATGATAAGGTGAAAACGGCCTAACCATCAGTTTCAAATGAAACCTGAAAGTCTCGTGCGAATTACAAGTGAGCACACAGCCTAATCGCGTGCCTCCATTGCATTGCATATGACGATTATTATGGTATTTACGAAAGTTCACATTCGATGGTGGATTTTAATTGCGATTGTTATGCTGGCAAGTAACGGTCACCATCAGACGTAACCTGTTACTTTATTTGGACGGGAAACaatatgtatattgtttttgtacaTGCGAAACTAGAGTTACGTGCGATACTGAATCAATGTAGATTTCCGATTTTTAGTCTAGGATATGCGCATTTCCAGTCGGGGTTAAAACAATAGATAATCGATATGAATGTCAATTCGTAGGACTTATAACTTATAAGTCtcaaataagttaaaaatagaATTTCGAATCAACATCATTGCTAGACATTCGTCTCTATGTACTCGATTCGGAGGAATATAGATTTTTTGTCTTCAAAAGTTTTAAAATTCCGCTGTGACCGAAAAAATGTGGCGTAGCAAAAGCGactgataaaaatattattagtttTAATAACTGAAAAATAGACTTACCAGATCAAGTAACAGCTGATTATTGTTTTAGTGTAGATTTCGtggcatttttattttggtagCTGTCTACGAATCTTGCTATCTGGTATCGTACTGTAGgcatagtatattttataaacacTATTTACCTAATaaacatgttttattttacaTGATTCTGTAAATGTGCCCTACAACTGGAAGAAGTGTGTTATTAGGTAAATAGTGCTTTTATGTACTGTGGGTGCCTTGACgtatatcagaaatcagaatcacttattcaacgtaattatcatggataaaattgttgaaggtcaatgtaacatttttgaatttacgtcatttcgcaaagtgttatggaTGAGGAGAACAGGAAACTGTaacagcaatacatcttttaaatcaatgagcgTATACATATGCCTACAGTACCAATTTTGATAATTGAGAGATACTGAAGACGGAGATAATATTATACTTCAATAAGAGCATGGTCACATTTGACAGAAGTTCGAAAATCATTTAAGTTATGTGAATAAATTAAGGGAATTCCCtaatgaataatttattagAGCTTTATTTAAATTCGTAAAAATAGGCACAGTCTCCgattccatttttatttttagtactgTTACTAACTCGGTTAATACCTacgatataaatatatttaaaacacattatgAGAATAACTGAACAGTAGGGTACttaccaatttattttattcgtacACTTCAAACGTTTTCCCAACATAACTTTatttctaatatatttaaaacaattaataatgTCTTGTAAAATTAAAAGAGTTGTTTAATGAAAGtggaattttattgttttatatctAAACCTATTCTTAGCATACTAATCTATACGAAATGTATCGCCCGGCCGTTTCTGAAGATCGGATGATTTTCACCACCTGAAACAAAATTAAAGGGAAACCGTAAATATTGTGATAATTTTATGGTCATAAATTTAAcatgataatgctagggattactattgtatccccgaaagggtagacaGACTTgcatagtatacagggtgttagtaacgacggaaaattgccctacatatcaactcagaatcatgacctgaatcatccccctcagtattcgttacgatgtcactaacaattgTATACCCACTCGTCACGTCGCCAGCTACGTTAACAAAAAGACTCCACAAAGGCCTCACCCCCGTAACTTCTCCATGAAACGAGAAAATTTTACCACGAAAGATTTTTTAAACCATAATTCGACTTTTAAACGCGAGCATTATAGCATTAAAGCAATGGATGATACTTATATAGGGCCGGAAAAAATGGCATAAAAGAGAGGAGACAGTAGCTGAGCAGCAAGATATAAGCTGTGTAGATAAAAATgcataaaaaaataggtataatttTCTACAATAGTCGCCGCAACGGCCTCTCAGTGTCACTTTCGTTTACGTCTTTTGGCTACTGTTAATAACAATTAGCTGAACAGAATAGACTTGTCTTTTAGTTAGATTACTCattttagaataaaatagacatagtttattaaaaaagggcgccacacacaaaaataaggcaataacatcatatcaaattttcaCAAAGAAATTACAAAAGAGCAAGACAAGTTCGTCgaaaatgatcataaggtggtggacgtactgagataaaagggcctctcAGCACAAATcacggcgtgaaccacgacgctgatattatgtggatcctgattttaaaatttttttCTCACATCCGGACCTCATCAAAACGAAACTACACCTATAATTTGGTTGCAATGACGGACAGTAGTGGGTTACACGTTAACATAGATAGAACTGAACACACAATCATAGTAAAAAGTGATTGATTTGCAAAACTCTCATTTTCGTAATTGAATGTTTCATATTCGCAATTATGTCATGTAAAACGTACGAGGTGTAGGTTTGCGATTTCTCTGTGTATCGTGAGCTATCGCAGGTTTCATACATGACATAGcatctttattttttctagATTTAACTTGTAGACACCACGTTCCGTTGAACCTTGCACCGTCGTGACATGGCGCATATCTGGCATCATTCAACTGACCGACATAATTTGTGTAGAAGTGCCATTCTACACGTTTTAATCAGATGTCTGGCTTTCCgcctataaaaatataattaaaaactagTTTATAAAAGTCTTAGCAGTTTTGGAATTCGAATGTTATAGAAGCATATATTACCTATTTGGATTTAGAACGTTTTGTTAAGCATCTGATTCAAAGATAGAGTTATAGTCcgattctttttcttcttcttatggttgtgaggtggaataccaacctcagggttatgattgagccgccaaaggtccctgacaaggctcatgtaacgagtactgacttacatcagtaaatagtaaccgggaccaacggcttaacgtgccttccgaagcactaaaaaaacactttcggacaatcaggtgatgtcctaaccaaactagggatcacaaagtgatttttgtgatatgtcctcaccgggattcgaaccctccggatcgtgagtccagcgctcaaccactggaccacagaggccgtcctATTAATAAAAGGtgaataaaatagataatataaGAGAGgtgttttaatttatctaaccTATTCAGAGCCCTTAGTTTGGTAAAACTACTAAGGATAAGTTTAAAAACATTTTCCGAccgtaaataattataatacactaCAATTACGAGTATTTTTAAAAGATAGATTAATAACATTACAATCATACGCATGAATACCTATAACGCGTTATATCCTACAGGAAAAGTTTATTAACATCCGATACTGATTACAAATATAGCTCTTCACAGCTAATAAAAAGAagcacaaaaaaatatgaagtaTTTTAATAACCGACGCTAACCACTGGTTCAtacgtaataaaaaatacacaactATAAAATGTTACCACAACACCTAACATATGATTAGCCGGTCAATCGATCACTTATCGCGTGTTCAATGATACAAGAAAAacgtacaaaataaatattaaaaccaATAAATAAAGATGGGCAATCCATCGGCTCGAAGAATATCCCATCTATCCATATCTAAAATCGCGGCAAAtttacaagtcacgtcaaaaaaagtagttttatttcatctaaatatataaaaggagaaactgactgactgacatatcaacgcacagcctaaacggctaaacgtaggtacttaaaatttagaagggacgtagcttaggtaccgtagaggtgcactaagaaaggaattcccggaattcccacgggaacgggaattagcgggaaaatccttttgtatgaaaaatctaaaccgcttaagttagacgcttgaaatttggcatgcaggtaccttagttaacttaaagcttagttgcaacgggatattgcaaaattcccacggaaacgggagttagcgggaaaaaaaattgtatgaaaaaatctaaactgcataagttagatgcttgtgatatgcactcccacacacataaagatctctcttttataacacgccacgcggacgaagtcgcgggcaaaagctagtatatttataattttgtgacctattattatacagggtgttagtgacatcgtaacgaaaactttgagggatgattcaggccatgattctgagttgatatcaagtggaattttccgtcgcaaaagtatggaacggaaaataatttaaaaaaacataaaaaaatcataaattttctggctggaaattccacttaatatcaactcagaatcatggtctgaatcatccccctcagtattcgttacggtgtcactaacacccatacctacttgtatggctacctgtatgtactggtaaggggtgtaagtgacatcgtaacgaatactgaaggggctgATTtacctcattattctgagttaatatcaaaaagaattttcaatcgcaaaagtatagaattgaagataattaaaaaaaaaactaaaacaaatcatgaattttgcgacggaaaattccacttgatattaactcagaatcatggtctgaatcatccccctcagtattcgttacgatgtcactaacaccctgtataaatgaaaactaactaactataaaactctcggcatgtcatgagagcaagctacagaggctacaaaagatcgcgaggagtggaaatctggtATTCGAGCCCTGCATCCCAGCAAATTataataggattagaagaaggGAGAAGAAGACCATACATTACGGCTGGCTTAACTTGTGTTTCAATACGTTTCAACTCTTGCTTCCCGTGCAACCTAATGCTAAAATAGATATCATTAAAGTATTGTGAACATACCTGTCCTCGCTTCAGTCCGAAGTATCTAGCCACAGGGTCGCCGGCTTGTATTCTCATCAACATGTTTTCTTTCAGCTTGCTGTGTTGGCAGTTAAGAAAATTACTTCACATAATAGAGCCGATTTAATTTCGTGTGGATATTACTACCCCGCGGTATGGTACACGTTATCTATGTAGACGAAATAAATATCGCGGTCGTCTGTAACCAATAGATGTAATAGGCTGACGCTGTATCTTTTAGTCGAAGACTGAGATATTTGTGctgaacataaaaatataggtGACTGATATTTAGAATTAAGTGgacgcaatgagtcagtttaaTCTCGAAGTTCAATATCATTTACAGACATCTCTTAAtcatagtaagtacctaattttacTTAACTTTCTACAGCATGACAAAGTGGCATATAATACAATATTGCCATAATGAATTGTAGGATGAATAATAGTAACTTTCAATGATCACTATGAAAGTGTCTGTAATTTCTTAGAATTGAAAAACCGACCAAGTGCGAATCGCATTGGCCCAACGAAGGTTCTGAATAGAGAGTATAAAAGAGATCAAACTAATCTAGTAATAAATaagaattaatataatttagaaaGGGATAACAtacatgtaaaaatataaagtatattatatgcTAATgtgtatttctattctattgtaATGTATGTTGTATGTGTTGGCTAGGACATGTTCATCGAATGCCGTGTGAAGTCATGCTTAAGATTCAAAGACTTGTGTAAGCAAAAATGGAAAGTTTTAAGACACTAGCAGTTGGGAGACTCGCGCTTGTATAAGACAAGAGTGGCGCCACGATTTGTCTGCTGGATGTGTCAAGACGAAGCCTGACTTCGCTTTCACCCCACTGTTCCTCCCTCCGACTCACGTTTTATTTGTGTAAAATGCGGCAAAAGATACCGTGCTGCTACTTGCTTCATGAGTCACAAGATCTTGCAGCAAAACGTGACAACTACAAcgtgtggccaatgatgatgatgatgatattgtattgtatatgaattaaataaatatcaagaTAGCTTTATAGAAGGTAGTTCTGTGGACTTTGTGCAGTGGGGATGTTGGTATAGTCAAGTTTTGTATATCTTGTGTTTAGTAACTTTAATATGAGACTAGTTACCAGCTATTACTGcctgctgatgtaagtaagcagtcatcacatgagtcatgcctttagcggatcaataataaccctgagaccagggttgatcatGTTGGTTgaccacctcacaatccacgtGATAGAAGAGGTAAAAAACCAGTTGTAAAAGGATACTATCTAGCAAGCAGTTCTTGCTTTTCATCGGGTGTTAACACAATGTGTTCGGGCACCAGTTCATGCTCTGTAATGTTGATAAGCAGCTCCGATTCCAAGAACTGCTCTAGGATGTACTTTGGTGCCATGTCCACTAACGACTGCTTGGCTGATGGTGTCATACCTgacaataaaaatagtaaagtcTTTATTGGTGGTGATGGAAAGAAACAAAttctaaattacttacatagaaTAGACCTAAATATAGAGTTCCAGAAACAagtccataaaaaaaataacaataatagatgAACTATTTGTAAAGATCTTTTCCACTCAGTcttgaaaaataaatcatattttgTAGGCCAACAGGAGATTTCCTCCCAAGCTCAATATTGTAAAATCCAAAACCTCTACCTAGATAGAAAAGATTTTTCAaagtactttttaaaataaaagctaTACAAAGGTAACTCACCTGCTTGTACCACAACTATGGCCCTATGTATATTTTCCTCTTGCATCCTTGTACAATATGTTTTAATTGTCTTAATGCCAATTTTTGCTTCATCAGGAAAGAAAACAAACATCTGATCTGTTGGATCATCATTGTGAGCCACCAACACTATCAAGTCACTTCTTGCAGGACGCTTTTCactgaaaacaaaaataaataattttagtatTTGAAACaagctttatatttttattttaaaaagtaagtggCAGGACATTCGTAGGACAGAACAGGGCAGGACAGTgtccaaaacataaaaaatacaatcttTGTTCTATTTTATTACTGTTTCATACACACTTAAAAATGGCCTTTAAATAagcataaattaaaaataaacaagtttagTTTTCAATTTGATAAATggcataaaatatacctatttattactaTACCAGTATTTGTCAAAGGGCGCCAACCTTTTTTCAATACAAAAGAGGTTTGGATGAAGAAAAATTCTCAAAAAACACATGTTCTGTCAACATTGACACATATTTGTttacaacaaaattaaatgtttttttgagtgtttttattacttttgtacAAAGTTTTTAAAATGCAGATACTCGACGAGACaatcaagaaaaatataatagacGCTACATTATCAGAGACAGCAAAATTACATGCTGGTAAGTGATGATGACTTTGGACATAGGCACATACCTGGGTTTGTCTCCAAATTGCTCTTTGAACTGCTCCAAGGTTTGATCCAATTCATCCTGGGTTACTAAGTACCCACGATCGTGGCATAACTGAAAATGTTATAAAGTCGTTGTAATGTTTCATTATAGGTTAGTTTTAGTAAAGGTAGTTTTTGGTTAGTTTCGTAGAAAAAAACTCTAGTTATTTGTTGAGTGTACATGACTATTTGTAGTTTTactgttatttaaatatttcctaGAACtgtatttactttaaaaattaaacaataacaacagaaaatataacctataaaTATCTTACCTGCATAACAGTTTTACGAATGCGCCAAAGCTTATAAGTTTCAGCATCATCATCCATGATATATTACTATCTTTATACTTCGAAGTTTTAAagttaataagaaatatttattaaagaaaTAGAGGTAATTATTTTCGAAATCGGCTAGCGACACTGACAGAcgaatacttttttattttttgtagtgtttttggcctggttacaaaggTTTCACACCACAAGAGGTGTGCGATTGGTATACAATGCAATAAATGCAATTTCTctcaattaaataataatatacatatattagaaAGAACTCAAAAGTTCTAGCTACTATCGactaaacatttttataatttgttcaGTGTTTACGTCACAGgcgactttttggcgggaacgggaaggttgctttcttcattaaataatctaaataattaatacgtagtgatgttttgtggttaatgatcgcattaaattagtcggaaaactttcgcgatagtgttattatatcgaaatgttgaataaacaaagtgtacctaaagaaactcgaaagtttatgcggactttgaGTTAATTTGTTTGGGATTtgaagtaggagtctgctccgagagtggaagcttaggtttcatcattcaacatttcattaatcatcatcatcaaggctttttagcgggaaacgggaacgggacagttgctttcttcattgaataatctaaataattaatacgaagtggtgttttgtggttaatgatcgcattaagttagtcggaagacattcgcgagtgttattacattggagtattcaataaacaaagtgtatctgcctattttcgcttcgtgctaggaagccgcttcatagctcaaaagtttatgcggacttttgagttaattcgtttggggttcggagtaggagtctactccgagggtgggggcttaggtttcatcatcatcattcatcacctttcaccatttcattaatcatcaagaaaaaaaatacgtcagacatggctgtatgggcatagttccctttgccttacccttcggggaaaaccaaaccaaaaaaaaaaaaaaaaatcatcatcatcaaaaaatacattagacatagtgatgggcagggaaagaaaaaattgggtgggaaagaaaaaatatcgggaaaatatgggaaaataaaataaacacccgaaaaattcccgaatcatgggaaaatattttttatttaattatttttaatcttattattatttgtatgtcgtttccatgtctcgggtcgggtctgtcatggagtcccggacttttggaaggcgtgcgtggggtcgaagccaacacgtagaggccccttaagacaatttactctaaatgtgttgtgacaccaaccggcgattatccctgtatgcactatgggagtgcacccaaagacaatccctggttcgcgTAGGACTAtggcagattatgggaacaaaattaactgggctattgggttgggggttagtgaaccgggatactggggctatgggggactatggcgcctgctcgaccaatgttaataacagagatacattgggcaggcggtgactcgtcactcactggttgggccacctatctagccgacgcgactggacggcaaggcagcaacatagttgtgagcatctcagggtgtcaggGTGTGCggtttctgcgaggcggtttacccgccttaccaactcgcgacttatgcatctttcacttccaccctgcgagcgtatagctctaacgccccactctggctggccaatgaaggcaagccagaggtgagagtcctgcggcccccgctaaggtccactccggccagccagtactgtcaccttctttgttgctcttctttggactctctctagta
It contains:
- the LOC126374262 gene encoding DNA-directed RNA polymerases I, II, and III subunit RPABC1, translating into MDDDAETYKLWRIRKTVMQLCHDRGYLVTQDELDQTLEQFKEQFGDKPSEKRPARSDLIVLVAHNDDPTDQMFVFFPDEAKIGIKTIKTYCTRMQEENIHRAIVVVQAGMTPSAKQSLVDMAPKYILEQFLESELLINITEHELVPEHIVLTPDEKQELLARYKLKENMLMRIQAGDPVARYFGLKRGQVVKIIRSSETAGRYISYRLVC